The DNA sequence GGGCGCCGTTCCTCTACAACGGGCTGGTGATGGACGGTGTGTCGGGGCGGGCGATCAGCCGGGGACTGACCTCGTCCGACCCGAAACAGATCCAGCAGGACGATCACCTCAGGGGCCATCCGATCCTCGCGTCGATCGTTCTGCTCGGTCAGGGCGCGAGTGCCACGGAGAACGCGCGCTGGCGCGGTCTGGTCAAGGGGTGGCTGCAACGCGACTACTACAGCCCGCCCATGAGCAATCAGACGATCGGTCTCACCGCTCTGGCCCGCCTCAAGTCGGTCCTGGACGACACCTCGATCACTTCGATCGCCGAGCCGACCGGTCACCGGCTGTTTCCCAACATGGCCCGGGCCACGCACCGCAGGCCCGGCTGGGCCGCCTCGCTCAGCATGGCCGACCGGCGGGTCACCTACTACGAGACCGGCAACGGGGAGAACCTGCGGGGCTGGCACACCGGTTCCGGGATGCTCTATTGGTGGGGTGACACCTTCGGCAACGGCCAGTACAGCGACGCCTTCTGGCCGACGGTCGACCCGTACCGGCTGCCCGGCACGACCACGTCGCGCAAAACGCTCGCGGACGCGGCGGGCGGCGACTGGGGTGCTTCCCTGCCCGATGTGAACTGGGTCGGCGGGGCCACCGACGGGCAGCGGGCGGCGATCGGGCAGTACCTGAAGGGCCCGCAGTCCACGCTGCTCGCGAAGAAGTCCTGGTTCTTCCTGGACGACACGGTCGTCTGCCTCGGTGCCGGCATCAAGTGCACCGACGGCACGGCGGTGGAGACGACGGTCGAGAATCGCAACCTCGGTCCCACGGGCGGCGCCCCCTTCGTCGTCGACGGCACGGCCAAGCCCGCCGGCCACCCCTGGTCGGAGACGCTCACCGGCGCCACCTGGGCGCACATCGGCGGACACGGCGGCTATGTGTTCCCCGGCGGCGCGACCGTGAAGGCGCTGCGGGACGCGCGGGACGGTCGGTGGAGCGACATCAACAAGGGCGGCTCCACGACGGTACTCAACCGCAAGTACCTGACCCTGTACGTCGATCACGGCACGAATCCGACCGACGGCCGCTATGCCTATCTGCTCATGCCGGGTGCGACGGCCGCTCAGACCCAGGACCGCGCCGCCGCCACGACCTGGCTGACCGTCCTCGCCAACACCAACGACCAGCAGGGCGTCGCCGTTCCCTCGCTCGGCTTCACCGGCGTGAACTTCTGGTTCGCCGGCACGGTCGGCCCCCTCGTGGCAAGCAATCCGTGCTGCGTGATGATCAGTGAGAAGTCCGACGGTACGGCGGTGATCTGCGTCAGCGATCCGATGCGGATGCAGACGGGACTGACGCTCACCTGGAATCGGGCCGTGTCCGCGGTGGTCTCCAAACCGTCCACCGTGACCGCGGCGACGACCGGTTCGTCACTGAGGCTCACCCTCGGCGACCTGAGCACGACGAAGGGCGCGACGCAGATGATCACCGTTCGCCTGGGGTGACAGCGCGCGGCTGCGGTCAGGCTCCCGCAGCGAGGAAACGGTGCAGGGACGCCTTCATCGCGGCGACGAAGGCGTCCCGGCGCCTGTCGTCCAAGGTGTCCAGGGACAGATAGGGGTTGAGGTCCTCCAACTCGACCAGCAGCAGTTCGCCGCCCGGCGCACGGCAGGCGTCGACGCGCTGGATACCGTGATCGATGCCGTTCCACTCGATGAAACGCCGGGCGAACTCCAGGTCGCCGTCGGTGGGTTCGTACGGCTCCAGCTGCCATCGTCGGTCGGTGTGCGGCGCGTACAGGGCGTACTGGAAGTCGTGGTCGACGAAGTAGAAGGAGACCTCGTAGGCGAAATCGACGCACGGCTGGATCAGGACGGTCCCGCCGGACTCCCCACCCACGCCCTCTGCGACCGGGTCCGAAACGATCCGCAGCCCGATCGAATCGGCGCCGAGCTTGGGCTTCACGACATACCGATCGCACTCGGGCAGCAGGTGCAGGTCCTCGCTGCGGTCCACGGTCGGGATGACCGGGAACCCGGCGACGGTCAGGTCGAGCAGATACTGCTTGCCCGCCATGTCCGCCTTGCCCGACAGCGGGTTGTACACCCGCGTCCCCTCGGCAACCGCGCGCCGGCGGAACTCGTCGTACGCGTCCTGGTGACCCAGCACCGGACCGCTGTTGCGGACGACGACCGCGTCGAAGGCGTCCATGAGCGCGGCCGCGTCCCGGGGGTGGCACAGGGCGAGGTCGAAGTCGTCCCGCAGCCGTGAGGTGAGGAATATGTCCTCGTCGCAGTAGCGCCGCCCGCGTGCCTGGTAGGCCAGGTCGGTGACGTACAGGAGGCGGGGTCGGGCGGGCGGCATGTGGTGCTCCTCGGCTGCGGCGGGAGCCGATCGTAAGCGGACCGGCAGTCACCGAACAAACATCGGACCAGTCGAGGCCTACAAGCAAACGCCGGACCTGCCGAGGTCACAGCCCGGCCGAGGTCACAGCCCGGCCGCCCACAGCTCCTCCCTCCCGATTCCCTCCAGGCCCCGCCGCACGGTGCGCCGAGGACCGGGGTCGATGGGCGCGTACGAGGGGACGGCGAGCACCCGGCAACCCGCCGCCTCGGCCGCGGCGACCCCCGTGGGCGAGTCCTCGACGGCGAGACAGGCCGCGGGGTCCACGCCCAGGGACCGGGCGGCGGCGAGGTAGGGGTCGGCGGCGGGCTTGCCGCGCGGAGTCTCGCCCTCGGCGACCGTCGTACGGAATCTGTCGGCGCCCAGCGTCTTGAGTACGGCGTCCATCACCGGTCGGGAGGACGCCGAGACGAGCGCCGTCGGGATGCCCGACTCCTGGAGCAGATCGAGGAGCGCGAGGGCGCCGGGGAGCGGGGCTGCTTCACACTGGACGGCCGTCAGGAAGGAGGCCTCCAGGTCGGCGGCGAGGGACTTCGGATCGTCGTCGCCGGTCAGGGGCAGGAGGCGGGCGGCGGCCTCGGTGGCCGAACGGCCCAGGACATCGAAGAGGTCGTCGGCGTCGATCCGGGGCACGGCCTCACGGACCGTACGCAGCCACAGCGACTCGGTGTCGACGAGCGTGCCGTCCATGTCGAGGAGCACTGCGTGCGGGGCGGCGGCGAAGGGGCGGCCGTCGAGGGTCCAGTGTCGGTCGGGGTGTCGGCCGAGGGCGGCGAACACCTGGGCCGCGACATCGGCATGTCGTAGCGGACGCGGCGCCGGGCCGATCCCCGGGCCGGCGGCGACCAGCCATGCCGTGCGCTCCTCGGGCGTACGGCCGCCATGGCCTCCGGCGTCGACATGGCCGTGGTCGGTCACGACGAGGAACGTCCACTGTTCGTCGGCATACGACGGCCGGGAGCGCACGGCGGCGATCAGCCGGCCGAGGCGGGCGTCGGCGCGGCGGATCGAGGCCTCGTACGCCTCGCCGCAGCCCAGGAAGTGCGCTGTCTCGTCGGGTGCGCCGAGGTAGACGAACGACGCCACGAGGTCATCGTCGACTCCCCCTGCGGCTCCCGCTTCGGTATCGGCGGGGACATCGGCATTGGCATCGGCGCCCGTGCAGGCACCGGCACCGGCACCGGCACCGGCCAGTACGCGTACCGCCGCCTCGGTGATCTGCTCGTCGCAGTGTTCCCAGGCTTCCGGAGTGTCGGCCGTCGGAGAGACGTACGCGGTTGAGGACGGGGCGCGGAAGAGGGGCCCGCCGTGGTGTGCCTGCATCAGGGGCTGCCAGCCTGCGGCGACGAAGGTGCGGCGGCCGTCCTGGGCGGGGAGGCGGGTGGCGAAGTCGGGGAAGACGTCGAGGCGGTTGCCGGTGAAGTCGTTGCTCCACACGCCGTGTTTGGCGACCGTGACGCCGGTGACGACGGTCGCCCAGCAGGGGCCGGACATGGTGGGCGTGTCGGCGTCCACCTCGATCGGGGCGAGGAAGCCTTCGGCGGCCAGGGCGTCGAGGTGCGGGGTGGGCAGGCGGTTCAGTACGTCCAGGCGTACGCCGTCGATGCCGACGACGAGGACGCGGTGCGCGGCGTGAGGCACGGAAGGTCCTTTCCCTGACTGGTGGTTGGCGGGCTTCGCGGATTCCGCGGATTCCGCGGATTTCCCGGATTTCGCGGATACGCCGGGCCTGACCTGCTTCGGCTGCTCGCTCACGCCGAGCGGGTCAGCTCGTCCAGCGCGACCTCGTGCGCGAAGGGCAGGCCCTGTGCGTACCGCACGACCTCCTCGACCGCCCAGTCGGTCATCCGGCGGAGTTCGTTGCCGAGGGAACCGGCGATGTGCGGGGTGAGCAGGACGTTGGGCAGGGAGTACAGCGGCGAGTCCGCGGGCGGTACCTCGGGTTCGGTGACGTCGAGGACGGCGTGGATGCGGCCGGTGACCAGGTGCGCGGTGAGGGCGTCGGTGTCGACGAGGCTGCCGCGGGCGGTGTTGATGAGGGTGGCGCCGTCCTTGAGCAGGGCGATGCGGCGGGCATCGAACATGTGGTGCGTCTCGGGCAGTTGGGGCGCGTGGACGGAGACCACGTCGCTGCGCCGGACGAGTTCATCGAGCCCGACCTGCGCGGCGCCGAGGGTGCGCGCCTGCTCCGGGCCCAGGTAGGGGTCGTAGAGCAGGACGTCGAAGTCGAACGGGCGCAGCAGGTCGAGGACCCGGCGGCCGATACGGGAGGCGCCGACGATGCCGACAGTGCGGTGGTAGTTGCCGTGGCCGTTGTAGTAGGGCAGCAGGTCGGGCTGGGTTCTGGTGGCCGCGTAGGTGTGGGCGACGTCGAGGACGCGCTTGCCTGCGAACAGGATGGCGGCGAGGGTGAATTCGGCGACGGGTACGGCGTTGGCGGCTGCGGCTGAGGAGACGGTGATGCCGTGGCGCCAGACGGCGTCGGTGATGTGGTGCTTGACGGAGCCTGCCGCGTGGACGACCGCGCGCAGTCGGGGCATGCGGTGCAGCGCGTCCTCGGTCAGCGGGAGTGCGCCCCAGTGGGTGAAGAGGACTTCGGTGCGGGCGAGTTGACGGGCGTCGGCGGTGGTGAAGTCGGTGACGGTGGTCCTGGTGTCGACGTGGGCGACGGATTCGAGACGGTCGAGGGCGTTGTCGGCGAGGAGTCGGCTGTGGATACCGGCTCCCATGGCCAGCACGGTGTGGGGTCGGCGCATGCCGTTCAGGAGGGTTCCTTCCGGGGCGGGCGTGGCGGAGGGCGTCGTCACTTCACCGCGCCCGCGGTCAGGCCGGAACGCCAGAAGCGCTGCAGGCAGACGAAGGCGACGATCAGCGGGACGACCGCGACGAGCGAACCCGTGATGACGAGCGAGTAGAACTCGGGCTGCTGCTGGGTGACGCTGTTCCACATGAACAGGCCCAGGTTGACCGGGTAGAGCTGCTCGTCGTTGAGCATGACGAGGGCGCCGAAGAAGTTGTTCCAGCTTGCGGTGAACGAGAACAGGAAGATCGTCATGAAGCCCGGTGCCAGCATGGGCAGGGCGATGCGGGCGAAGGTGCGCAGTTCGCCGGCGCCGTCGACGCGGGCCGCTTCCAGGATCTCGTTCGGGACGTAGCCCTCGGAGAAGACACGGGCGAGGTAGACGCCGAACGGGTTGACCAGGGCGGGCAGCAGCAGCGCCCAGTAGGTGTTGACGACGCCCGCCTTGGTGGCGAGGAGATACATCGGCAGCTGGATGACCGTGGTGGGGACCAGGACGCCGCCGAGGACCAGGCCGAACAGTTTCTCCTTGCCCCGGAAGTCGTACTTGTCGAAGGCGTAGCCGGTGGCGACGCAAATGAATGTGGAGGCGGCCGAGCCGACGACGGAGTAGAGCACGCTGTTACCGAACCAGCGCAGGTAGATGCCGTCGTTGAAGGTGAGCACCTGGTGCAGGTTGGCGAGGAGGTTGAAGTCGCCGAAGGCGAACCCGGATGTGGCGAAGAGATCGCGGTGGTCCTTGGTTGCGGCGAACAGCAGCCAGGTGACGGGCATAAGGGTGTAGCCGGCGGCGACGATCAGCAGGCCGTTGACGACGCCCTTGGACAGCAGGGTGTTCGGGGTGGTGCGGCGGCGGCGCGCGGCCGTGGTGGGCCGGGGCGTGGCGGAGGGCTCGGCGGTGGGCGTGGTGTCGTGGGTGAGGGTGCTCATGACGTGGCCGCCTTCCACCGGTTGCCGATCCGGGTGACGAGGTAGGAGAGGACGACGCCGAGGGCGGCCAGCAGCAGGGACGCGGCGGCGGCCATGCCGTATTCGTGCTGCACGAATCCGGCCTTCCAGATGAACAGGGTCGGGGACCACTCGGTGTCGATCGAGGGCGCACCGCGCTGGTTGAGGAGCTTCGGCTCGGTGAAGATCTGGATCGCTCCGACGCAGGTGAATAGAACGGTCATGACGATCGCCGAGGCGATCATCGGGACCTTGATCTGCAGCGCGGTGCGCAGTGCGCCGGCACCGTCCACGACGGCCGCTTCGATCACTTCGCGCGGAACGGCCTGCAGGGCGGCGTAGAAGATGACCATGTTGTAGCCCATCCACTGCCAGGCGCTCAGATTGACCAGCGACGCCAGAACATGATCGTTGGCGTAGAAGTCCCAGGAGCCGCCGAGCGCGCCGATCCATTCGAGCACCGGGCTCAGTCCCGGCGTGTACAGATAGATCCAGATGATCGAAGCGATCAGTCCGGGGATCGCGTGCGGCAGGAACAGGGCGAGTTGGAAGAACCGCTTGGCGCGGGCGAGGGCCGAGTCGACCAGGAGGGCCAGGGCGAGGGAGCCGCCGATCATCACCGGGATGTAGAGGGCGCAGTAGAGCGCGATGTGTGCGAAGGATGCGCGGAAGCCGGTGTCGGCCAGGGCCTTGGTGTAGTTGCCGAAGCCGGCAAACACCCGCTCGGTGCCGCCGAAGCCGAGCCCTGAGGAGCGCTCCTGGAACAGGCTCATCCACACGGCGTAGCCGATGGGCGCCGCCATGACCACGGCGAACAGGGCGAAGAACGGCGTGATGAGCAGGGCTGCCGTACGCCGTTGGCTGCGCAGGAGAGGCGAGACGCTCGTGTTCGGGGGCTGGGCCGGGAGCCGGGCACCGGGTCGGGACGAGGGGGACGAGGTGCGGCGGCTCTTGGCCGGCTGGCTGGTGGTGCGGGCCAGGGATGGGGCCACTGCGGCTCCTTGGTGGGTGGGGCGGGAAAGGCCGGTGGAGGGGGTGCAGGGGCTGGGGGCGAAGTTGGAGGGGGTGGTTGGAGGGGGTGGTTGTCGGCGGGCCGTTGATTCCCTGGGCGGCGAGGCGCCCCGATCCGCACGATCCCTATCCGCACGACCAATCCGCACGACCGAATCGCACGACCGAATCGCACCACCGAACGGCCCCGCCGCCCCACCCCGCACCACTACTGCGCGAGCTTCAGGCCCCGTTCGGCGATGCCCGACTCCGCCTTCTGCTGCCCCGCCTCGATGCCGCGCGTGAAGCCGGACTTGGCGGTCTCGTCCTGGATGGCCGTGTAGACGTCCATCTGGTTCGGGCCCCAGGTCCAACCGGGGACGATGGTGTCGACCTGCTCGGAGGCGAGGGCGTAGAGGTCCTGGCCGTTCAGGTAGGCGGTGTCGAACTTGGCCGCGGCCACTTCGCGCATCTCGGGGTTGGCCGGCAGGGCGCTGCTGGGTGAGTCGAGGTCGGCGAGCCTGGCTTGAACGCCGGCCTTGTTCGTGGTGAGCCAGGTGATGAACTCGGCGGCGGCGTCGGCGTGTTCGCTGCCCTTGAGGACGCCGTAAGAGGTGCCGCCGTAGTTGCCGCTGGCGGCGGTGCCCCAGTTGGGCATGGGCGCGGCGGCCCACTTGCCCTTCTGGTCGGGCATGGCGGTCTGCATGCCGCCCGCGGACCAGGAGGCGCCCAGGAAGGAGAGGGTCTTGCCGGAGGTACGGGCCTTGGTCTCCTCGGGACTGTAGGCGGT is a window from the Streptomyces sp. NBC_00299 genome containing:
- a CDS encoding polysaccharide lyase 8 family protein, with protein sequence MTTRWSRRGFLTASTGTAVALGLSSQASAEPPSAVPAAEADEFTTLRAKWRTLILGEGFSPTSEPFKSRLAELGDTARQLLSSMAPAAGSLWPDLGYADPEPDTDQESYGYSGNMNTSYNRLTTLAQAYSQQGTGLTGDTGLRNTILTGLDHLHSEVYNAGQARYGNWYSWQIGAPQSLLDICVLMYDHLSADRIADYLAAVDHFVPDSAVADYTGTSTGANRVDLCRVLALRGIVGANSAKVALARDALSPVFPYVTSGDGLYTDGSFIQHTTVPYTGSYGSVLLGGLGSLFALLAGSSWEVTDANRQIVFDAVERAWAPFLYNGLVMDGVSGRAISRGLTSSDPKQIQQDDHLRGHPILASIVLLGQGASATENARWRGLVKGWLQRDYYSPPMSNQTIGLTALARLKSVLDDTSITSIAEPTGHRLFPNMARATHRRPGWAASLSMADRRVTYYETGNGENLRGWHTGSGMLYWWGDTFGNGQYSDAFWPTVDPYRLPGTTTSRKTLADAAGGDWGASLPDVNWVGGATDGQRAAIGQYLKGPQSTLLAKKSWFFLDDTVVCLGAGIKCTDGTAVETTVENRNLGPTGGAPFVVDGTAKPAGHPWSETLTGATWAHIGGHGGYVFPGGATVKALRDARDGRWSDINKGGSTTVLNRKYLTLYVDHGTNPTDGRYAYLLMPGATAAQTQDRAAATTWLTVLANTNDQQGVAVPSLGFTGVNFWFAGTVGPLVASNPCCVMISEKSDGTAVICVSDPMRMQTGLTLTWNRAVSAVVSKPSTVTAATTGSSLRLTLGDLSTTKGATQMITVRLG
- a CDS encoding HAD-IA family hydrolase; this encodes MPHAAHRVLVVGIDGVRLDVLNRLPTPHLDALAAEGFLAPIEVDADTPTMSGPCWATVVTGVTVAKHGVWSNDFTGNRLDVFPDFATRLPAQDGRRTFVAAGWQPLMQAHHGGPLFRAPSSTAYVSPTADTPEAWEHCDEQITEAAVRVLAGAGAGAGACTGADANADVPADTEAGAAGGVDDDLVASFVYLGAPDETAHFLGCGEAYEASIRRADARLGRLIAAVRSRPSYADEQWTFLVVTDHGHVDAGGHGGRTPEERTAWLVAAGPGIGPAPRPLRHADVAAQVFAALGRHPDRHWTLDGRPFAAAPHAVLLDMDGTLVDTESLWLRTVREAVPRIDADDLFDVLGRSATEAAARLLPLTGDDDPKSLAADLEASFLTAVQCEAAPLPGALALLDLLQESGIPTALVSASSRPVMDAVLKTLGADRFRTTVAEGETPRGKPAADPYLAAARSLGVDPAACLAVEDSPTGVAAAEAAGCRVLAVPSYAPIDPGPRRTVRRGLEGIGREELWAAGL
- a CDS encoding hydroxyacid dehydrogenase, producing the protein MRRPHTVLAMGAGIHSRLLADNALDRLESVAHVDTRTTVTDFTTADARQLARTEVLFTHWGALPLTEDALHRMPRLRAVVHAAGSVKHHITDAVWRHGITVSSAAAANAVPVAEFTLAAILFAGKRVLDVAHTYAATRTQPDLLPYYNGHGNYHRTVGIVGASRIGRRVLDLLRPFDFDVLLYDPYLGPEQARTLGAAQVGLDELVRRSDVVSVHAPQLPETHHMFDARRIALLKDGATLINTARGSLVDTDALTAHLVTGRIHAVLDVTEPEVPPADSPLYSLPNVLLTPHIAGSLGNELRRMTDWAVEEVVRYAQGLPFAHEVALDELTRSA
- a CDS encoding carbohydrate ABC transporter permease; the encoded protein is MSTLTHDTTPTAEPSATPRPTTAARRRRTTPNTLLSKGVVNGLLIVAAGYTLMPVTWLLFAATKDHRDLFATSGFAFGDFNLLANLHQVLTFNDGIYLRWFGNSVLYSVVGSAASTFICVATGYAFDKYDFRGKEKLFGLVLGGVLVPTTVIQLPMYLLATKAGVVNTYWALLLPALVNPFGVYLARVFSEGYVPNEILEAARVDGAGELRTFARIALPMLAPGFMTIFLFSFTASWNNFFGALVMLNDEQLYPVNLGLFMWNSVTQQQPEFYSLVITGSLVAVVPLIVAFVCLQRFWRSGLTAGAVK
- a CDS encoding carbohydrate ABC transporter permease translates to MAAPIGYAVWMSLFQERSSGLGFGGTERVFAGFGNYTKALADTGFRASFAHIALYCALYIPVMIGGSLALALLVDSALARAKRFFQLALFLPHAIPGLIASIIWIYLYTPGLSPVLEWIGALGGSWDFYANDHVLASLVNLSAWQWMGYNMVIFYAALQAVPREVIEAAVVDGAGALRTALQIKVPMIASAIVMTVLFTCVGAIQIFTEPKLLNQRGAPSIDTEWSPTLFIWKAGFVQHEYGMAAAASLLLAALGVVLSYLVTRIGNRWKAATS